The stretch of DNA TAGGAGATGGGAACGGGAAGGCGGAAGGCCAGCATGCCCACGAAGTGCATGCTCCAGATGCCCGTGCCCAGCGCCACACTGCCGCCGGCCAGCCACGCCAGGCGAAAGCGCCCCTCGGCGGCGGCCACGCGCGCGGCCAGGGCCAGGGCGGTGTACGACGCGAAGATGGCGATGAGAACGGAAAAGACCACCAGGGCGCTGTGGTAAGTGCCCGTCATGAACCGGTGTTCGGGAGGAGCGTAGCAGCTGGTTTCAGAGCGGCGTTTCGCAAGAACGGCGCCGCATGCGCCCAAACGCGGACGGCCCCGCTCGCGAGTACGCGAGCGGGGCCGTCAGGGTCCAGCGCCGGAAGGGGCCGGGGCTACAGGCCGCTCCAGGGGGTGAACGCCACCACCATGATGATGGGCACCATGGGAATGCAGAGGATGCCGACGAGCCAGAGAGCGATCTCCCAGTTCTCGTAGTCCTCGCCGTCCACGTCGGTGGTGGCGGCCGTCGTGTTCGGGTCCAGGTCTGCCATCGGCCTCAGCTCAGCTGCCAGGGCCCGCGGGAGGCGGGCTCGTTCCGGGTTTCGCCGCGCGGGGCGGCCGCGGCACAAGCTATCATCCCCGCCCCGCGCTGTCCAGCGGGGCTAGCGGGCGGGGGCGATCCCCCGGTAGAAGGTGCCGGCGAAGTGGTCGGCGCGCGGCGCCAGGGGGCGCGAGCGGTCGCCCAGCAGCCACTCCAGCTCGATCTCCTCCAGCGCGCCGATGAACATCGCGCGGACGAACGGGATCTCGGCGTCGGCGCGCACCTCGCCGCGCTCCACCCCGCCGGCCAGCAGCCGGTCGATGGCCTGCGCGTACAGCCGCATCACGGGACGCACGGCGCCGCCGAAGAACTTGGACGACTGGCGGGACTCCAGCAGCAGCACGGTGGCGAGCGGGGGATCGGCCTCGATGCTTTCGAACTGCAGGCGAACGAAGCGCGCCAGCCGCTCCTGGAAGGGCGCCTCGGCCTCCATCACCGCCCCGGCCGACGACACGAACTCGTTCACCCGTTCGCGAAAGGCCGTCAGCAGCAGGTCGTCCTTGCCTTCGAAGTACAGGTAGATGGTTCCCTCGGCCACGCCCGCCCCCGCCGCGATGTCGCGGATGCGCGCGGCGAAGAAGCCGTGCTCGGCGAACACGCGCACCGCCGAGTCCAGGATGGCCCGGCGCCTGGCTTCGCGGCTTTCGGTGAGTGGGCGCTCATTCATGGGCGGAAGATAGTG from Longimicrobium sp. encodes:
- a CDS encoding TetR/AcrR family transcriptional regulator; amino-acid sequence: HYLPPMNERPLTESREARRRAILDSAVRVFAEHGFFAARIRDIAAGAGVAEGTIYLYFEGKDDLLLTAFRERVNEFVSSAGAVMEAEAPFQERLARFVRLQFESIEADPPLATVLLLESRQSSKFFGGAVRPVMRLYAQAIDRLLAGGVERGEVRADAEIPFVRAMFIGALEEIELEWLLGDRSRPLAPRADHFAGTFYRGIAPAR